The following nucleotide sequence is from Tenrec ecaudatus isolate mTenEca1 chromosome X, mTenEca1.hap1, whole genome shotgun sequence.
ggtattatttgctttcaatgaagttttatttttttctgataacagcaatgacatccttccttctaagtctTCTTCTGAATTAGCTTACATTTCTGGCAGTTTTCTATTGATGTAGCTTCTTTTGAGCCCTAGTGGCATCATGATtgtgtggactgctaactgtatggtcagcagttccaaacccccagccactttgagggagaatgatgaggctttctactcctgtagagtgacagtctcagaaccccacatgggcaggtccaccctgtcctatggggcttcCAGGGCTCAGAATCATTTCCATGTGCAGGTTGTTTTTGCATTCTgtatgtgtgtgatattaatgttactgtacaataatttccacattcttttgGATCATTGTTCTTTagaataagtacaaatatggaggtcttccagtcagttggctttggcatagaccagtgagtgcttccagaattGCATCTGTTTTTGGAGACATCTCAGATAGTATACAGTCAGTAACTGGAGCCATGTTTTTCACCAATGTATGTGTTCAGTGCATATTGATCTTCTCCCTCTAGTGCCACCCACtagtgatcatatgctacctcatgaGATGGTTGAATGTGACTgtatgtattttttccatcttctttgatgtttCCTATGTTGGTCAATATTTTGCTCAGGGAATCCTTCTATATTAAAACTCTAGGCTTCAAGATTTCATCAGTTATTTCAGATAGAAAAATGTTGAGTGAggtctttcatttttattttctaactagaggtctttgtacattttcaTCGATAATACTATGTCCTCTGGAGCTCTTTCAATCATTTTCCACTGGATTTAACTATTTTATATTCAAGAGGATGTATCAGAGCATCCAATTTGGCATTCTCtttccttcttgtctttttaataatgGTTATCTTTCTTTATATATAAAGTCTTTGGTGTCATTTCACaatagtgttcaatgtatcataTGTTCAGTGCATCACATTTGTTCTTGgagtggtctctaaattcaagtgggatatattcacagttgtattttcattcttgtgGACTTTTCTTAATATTCTTAAGTTTCAACCTAAActtgatggtcttttccacagtTAGCTCATTTCCTTGTTAATTAGTATAGTACATATTTAAAGGAATATAAAAGTTCATCAAATTTTTGATATTTGATATACTCTTGGCAAAATGCCTTTCTTCAACGAGTAGTTTCAAGTTTATGTGTTGGAAACTGCCAGTTATTGCCAAATAAAAGGTTCCTCCTGGAGTGTAGTGACAGAGCTACGAACAGACCCTCCCTTCCCAGATGCAAACCTCTCCACTATTTTAGTGCTTaaaccagtggttcccaaccttgctaatgctgcaactctttaatacagttcctcatgttgtggtgacccctaaccataacattatttttgttgctacttcataactgtaattttgttgctacttcataactgtaaatttgctacattatgaatcataatgtaaatatttgatatgcaggatgtgttttcattgttacaaattgaacataattaaacataattaaagcatagggattaatcacaaaacaatatgtagtgaaatatttatgtgttttctgatagtcttagacggctcctgtgaaaggttcattgggctcccaaaggggtcccaacccacaggttgagaaccgcttgccTAAAGGAAAGGATTTGTCTGTCTAACAGAATGAGTTTGTGCCCTGGGATCATAAAGCAGGATGTGGCTTCCTTTCATGATCGAAGGTTTTCCAGTCTTTTCTCCCTAGGCATTTGATTTTGCATATTAGCTCACTTGCTGACGTATGGATGTTTCAGAAGAAGGGACCAAAAGTTCATTGGTACTATGAATCCTCTAAGGCCTCAATGAAGAAATCGATATATCCAAACAGCTCTCTAGACACAATGTGTGTGCATCCTGCTCTACCTAATTCAAAATGATGTGTTCAGTGAATCATCAAATAGCGTGCTCTGGGAACCAGATCTCAAGAAAATTAACTATTAAGTCCATACATCCTTCTATCTTTCACTGCAGTGCTAACACATTTTATTAAATTCTCCCGCCACTTGTCTGTCCGCTTGTTCTACTTTGATGGTTTTCATGTTGCTATGATGgtagaagctatgccaccagcatttcaaatagcagcagtgTCAACCAGGCTGGACAGGATTCTGTGGCGCTTCCAGACTTGGAAAACAGGTAACAGAAAACACTATGGGTCATAACAAAGCATTGTCAgatacagtgctggaagatgagtccctTAGGCTGGAAGGCAAAAATGAATTCAATCAGGCTAGCAATCCTGTAGATGATGTGGAGCCAGACAAGACTTCATTCTTTTGTTCATGGGTTCACCATGAGGCGTAGCAGAACTGATAACAACTAACAACAATTAAATGCTTATAAATGTTTATAAATGATTAATGTAATATCAGTTAACAATAGGTTTTTCCTCTACCACAATGGCCTGTCATGCCAATTTCTAACATTTATGCTACTAAGATtatgatatattttattttccattttctcatgCATAGTAAATGGGAGATACAAGTTAACATTCCTTAGGAATCCTAGGAGTAATGTTTTTAGTTGATCAATGTTTTCATTTGGTTCTGTCTGAATCCTTAGGGGTAGACATTAAAATAAGACTAAATATGCTTAGTTTTTATAAGACATACTAAAAACTCCATAGTAGTTTAATATCTAATAATATCCGAATGTTCTCAGTTCCCAAGGTTATTTTTAGGTCTTTAGTGAAAATATAactcattttccttctttctcatcCTTGGCATGCCCCATTAAACTTTAACCTATCCCACCAAACTCTTCCAGTATATTATCCACTCTCAGAATGTTAAGAATTCTGAAGAGAGAGATGTTCTTTTCACTGTCAAGTGTTGGAGGGAGGAAAGTACTCAGGGGTTGATGAATAATAACATGGGTTCTAGGTCTACATCTGAGACTAACTATGTGATTTCAGCCAAGTTCTTGTATTTCTTCAAGCCTCCACTACTTATTTAAATATATAGACGGAAGAGGAAGGATGATTTCTAATGACCCCCGCAGTGACAAGCTATAGTCTGCTCATCTCCATGGGGGAAATGACCATGTAATCAGGTTTGAAGGGATACTTTCAATGGCTTCCAGAGAATTTGAAAGACACAAGTCTTCTAATTCCCCACTCTAGTTGCAAATTGTTAGTAAGGTAGTAAAGAGGGGCATTTGGGAACTATGTTGTAcattctcaaaagagattgagttTTCAAAGCCAGGATTAGATACTTTAAGTCAAGTATTGCTATTCTTACTTTTAGATTAGTGACATGAAAGATCAGCCATAAATATGGCCAGTAGTTAATGCCTTTTAATAATCTATTAAGAACTATAATGATTTAACTTTCAGTATTAAATtgcctttaagacaaaatttttcttaatgtacatatcACTATTTCATATTTGAAATTGAGGAAAACCTCCAATTTGGTGGATTTCCTTCCTTGTTTTGTCATCAGAAACACTAAGGTCAAGGTCTTGATTTAATAGCGTTAGTTTCAAAGCCACAATACAAACTTAACACTGCTAGCTTTCTGGGGGGGAAAAGGTGTGAAAGCTGGGTCAAAGAACGCACAAAGCCATCATCTGTACAGGAAAAGTAATTCACGGGCTGGCTGTACTAACAGTGGGAAGCACCAGCATCTCGGGTTAAACAGGATAGCATAGTGTCAACGTTGCCCTGGAAACGGAATTGTCAAATCTGTGTTAGTGTTGAAATGCCTAAAAGTAGAATCCTTGAATCATATCACTGGATAGTCAGCAGCACAGACACCAGTATTTGTAGATGGTTATTTCTTCTGCTGGCTCCTTAGACTTCACTTTTGGAGACATAAACTCTTTGGAGAAATGTGAAGAGATTGAAAAGGAGGTGATGTCTTTATTTCATTCTCAAACATAAGGAATTCAGAATGATGAGATTTTTGTGTTCATTTCAAAAGGGCAATGCCTGACCTTTCATAGGCTCCATTACCTCTCAGGATATTGATTAAATAAAAAGTTCTCATCATGCATTGTAGAATCCTATCTCCATCTTTGTTTGCACCATTCTACACAACAGGGGTGCCTAAGCACTAGTgagttatatatatgtatatgtatatattgtatAGTCCACAGCATGCATGATCttgacaaagaaataaaaaacagttGAAATTTTAAAGATACTCTTTTTATTTCAAAACATGGGAATAACTCAAATTTTGAGCCTCATGGAtgaaaatatgcatatatatttgagCCAAATATCCAGAAGATGAATTAGCCTACCATGTTGGTACCAAGCTTTACATGGACAAGTGGATGTTAGAGAATGATGCCCACAGCATGGCTGAAGCTATAGCAGCACAGCACCAAATAGGTTCATACTTGGTTGTCTAATTTCATGGCTGAATTTCATGTACTCTCCATGCTGCTAAAACATCTATGCCTGTTTTAGTCTCTGCAAGACCCACATTTGTGCATGGCTCTACAAGTATGGTCCTTTATCAAAGTTTTACTATATTTATATGAAAGGTCCTTCAGGTGGAAAATTCTTTTAGTCACTTTTAATTTCCAAAAGTCAATTACAAATAATAATTATAGCTGTCCAGAGTTCCTACATGATATAAGACAATTTGGTTATTAGTTATTTTATTATCAGTTAGATAGTTAGGAGTAATCGTGGCTAAAGAAAGCCACATGTTTGGTGCCTGGAAATTTGAAATTGGTAGCTTTTTAGCAGCAATGACAACCCTAAACCAAAGTGACCAAATAAAAGAAGCAGCAGAAGATATTCCAGAGAGATTTGAGCTTTTTGCTTTCCAAAGTGAATTCTTTCCCCACAAGCACCAAACAGTGACAGCCAGGCACACTCTTGCATGAGTACCATATTTTCTTACTAACATTGATTTGTTGAAAACCCAACCAGCATTCAGAGCCAAGGGGGGAAATGCCTACATCtgaaaagaaaccaaaagaaattGTAACGAAAATGAGAACCAAAACGAAGTTCCCCGAGTATCTCTGTGTCAAGAAGCATGTAGTCTTTATTACTAGAATACGCAGAATCCTGTGGGAATTCCGTTCTTAATGCCTTAACTCTTATCTTCCCAGTCCTTCCCTAGCTGGTTGAGAGGCCTTGTCCAGGGAAACCGTCGCATCTAGAAGTCACTTGGTAGCGGGTCTCAGGAGCTGCActcctcacagtgacaagaaagtATGTACCGGTAAGTGGCCGTGAGTCGCACGCCCCCAGAGCAGCGTAGCCGTAATGCCTTCAGCTTGGAGGTCTGGGGGCGGCAGCAATGGCAGGAAGAGCGGAAGGGTTGCTTGAGGACAGTACTGAAAGACACCAAGGGCTCAGAGCGAGATGCCTGGCTGCAGTGCCCCTCACACCTGGCCAGGAGCACCATCTGAGGAGAGAGCAAAGAATCAGTTAGCGGGCCAGAATGTCAAAACCTTAGCCTGGTTACCACAGTGTCCTTTGAAGAGccctgttgtttgttgccattaaAGAGGTCCACCAATGATGGCCATCCCATGCGAAACAGGGCAAAAATGCTGACCGCTCACTCCTgcaccagggagccctggtggcctaattGTTATGCACGTGTTTGGCTGTTCaccccaaagtcaacagttcgaaaccactagcagctctgtgagagaaaaagaaaacgttctactccctaaagagttacagtctcagaaacccacaagggaaattCGAcccatcctatagagtcactatgaatcggaattgacttaatagcagtgaATAAGTGAGTCCTGCATCAGTTCCACCTTAGAGCGCAGGTAAGATCAGGTTTACATTGGCTGAATTTTGGGAGttgattgtcaggcctttcttcctggtttaTCTGAGTCTGGAAACTTGGCTAAAACCTGTTTAGTAACATAGCAGCATGGAAGCCTTCACTGACAGGAAGGTAGTGGCTGTACTCAAAGTGATTTGGCTAGGAATTGAACTAGGTTTCCGCATGGAAGCTGACACTTCTACCACCGAGTAATCTTATTGACAGGTCTTAATACTCCAAAAATGGCCCTGACAACTTTGTGCTCAATTAGACCAATGGCTGTCAATTCTGCTTGCACATTAGAATTACTACATGGGCATTCAGTTATttgatgtggctcttccagccaaagtctctgtaactctcaccaaatggcATGTCCCTGCATGGATCTGGGTAAAGAGGGAAGAcacagatactgataggattcacctgtgagtgctTGTGAACAGGCTTCATTGGAACACAGCCccactgggtataaaatgagtcctctgagaagcagcagAGGGGATTTTACCATCAGGAAGAGATAGGAGTAGCACAAGCCCCGGACCTTGAGACACTTGAGCAGTGAACctcttggatccagaagacagctgtgacgtTAGAGGTGCAGTGGCAGAACCAGGACCCAAAGCATGAAACAGAGTGGAGGACTTCCAAGAGAATGGAGCAAATAAAACCAGCGCTTTGGTTTGGAGTGCTAGAGACTGgtttggagtggggtgcctctggggttTTATTTGGGGGAGTTGAGTTTGCTAAAtcacagaagtggagctgagtacCTTAGCGTTGAAGCTCACAGTGGAGTGTTGTACCTTTCGGAAATGTATTATTAACAATCCTGGAAGAACATTGCAACCTGTCCTGATGCGCAGCTATATTGTGAGCATTTCCCATTTACATTAAAGCCTTAATGTAAGCCTTACCTTCTTTAATAACCCTTTTAATCGTTAACGTGGTGTGGAAGTTCTGTGTACACATCTCAGTAAATTACAgtctggttgttaggtgccattgagtcagttatgactcatagcaaccctatgtacaacacagcAAAAGAATGCACAGTCCCGCGTTGTTCTGTTTGATCCcatttgttgcagccaccgtgtcactccatTTTCTCAATGACCTTCTTCTTTGCTGGTGCCCCATTACTCTCACAAGAACGACATCCTTCTCCGGGActaactggtctctcttgacaacctgTTCAAAATCTGTCAGACAAAGTCTTACTatccttgccttgaaggagcactctggtgttaggtcttccaggacagatttgttggttcatttggcagtccgtggtactttcaatagtgttCACCAGCACCAGCATTCAAATGTATTAGTTCTTATTTGGTCTTccctattccatgtccaactttcacatacttaaaagggcattgaaaataccatggcttgggtcagatgcacctgtgtcctcaaggtaacatactGCTTTTCCACacgctaaagaggttttgtgaagtagatttacccaactcggtgcttcatttgatctcttcccTGCTGCTTCTTGAACATTGATTGtcaacccaagcaagacaaaatccttgacatcttcaatcttttctccactctttAGGTATTACTTGTTGGTCGAGTTGTAAGGATATTGATCTTTTTTACatggagttataatccatactgaaggctgcaatccttgatcttcatcagcaagtgcttcaaatcttccttactttcagcaagcaaggttatgtcatctacatattaaaGGTTGtttataagacttcctccaatcctggtgctgcatt
It contains:
- the NDP gene encoding norrin; this translates as MRNHVLAASFSMLSLLAIVGDTDSKTDSAFMMDSDPRRCMRHHYVDSISHPLYKCSSKMVLLARCEGHCSQASRSEPLVSFSTVLKQPFRSSCHCCRPQTSKLKALRLRCSGGVRLTATYRYILSCHCEECSS